AAGACCACTGTACATCGGTTGAATCCATGTTGGAACAAATCAACAGCCCGATTGTCGGATTGTCTTCGGGTGCCTTCAGCAACTCATCTACCGCGTTCACGTAAAAGTTCAGCTTGCCGACAAATTCCGGCTCAAACGGCTTTGCCTTCAGCTCGCAGGCGACGAAACAACGCAGGCGGATATGGTAAAACAGTAAGTCAATTTTGCGGCTTCGCCCACCAACAAGTACCTCTTTTTGCCGTCCGATGAAGGCAAAACCCGTACCCATCTCAAGCAAGAGATCGGTGACATTCTTCGTAAGGGCATCTTCCAGTTCAGCCTCGTCGTAAATTTCGTGACCAACAGTCGCAAAGCCAAAATCGTAGTTCTCTTTCAGCACATCTTGAACAAGTTTGCTCTGCAAATCGGGCAGTTTTTCGGTAAAATTGTTGACTATCTTGCCTTGGTGGCTGTAAAGATCTGCCTTGATGCAGTTGATCAACGCAGCGCGGCTCATCCCTTGTTCCACAGTCTTTTTGATGTAAAACAGGGCCTCATCTACAGATTTGCATTTCGTGATAATTTCTACATGGTGACGCCAAGGGATACCGGCAAAGATTGCTGGTAATTCTGCACCAACTTGGTGCAGTTTTGCCATGTCTAATTCTGCAACAGGCTGTTGCAGTTTTTCTCTGTCAAGTCGGCTAGACTTAGTTTTGGCTAATTCTCTACCAGCTTGGTAGAGAATTTGATTAGCCCCTTTCTGCGTATAAAAACAGTACCATTTCTTCATAAACCACAGATTCGACACTGAAAATCCGTCTGCATTAGGGAACTCCCGCCGCAAATCCAGGCTGAGCTGTTCCACGACTCCCGTACCCCAGCGCTCCTCGGCCTTTTTGCGCACCAAGTCGCGCCCTAGCAGCCAGTTGAACTGCAGTTTTTCGGCATTTACCTTGATGACCGCCTTTACCTGTGCCGAGCGGTAACGCTGCTTTAGTTCCGTAATCCAGTTGATGTAATCAGAATCAATATGGATATTGTGAGATTCAATCTTTCGATTGCTCATAAAAAACCTCTCTTTAATAACAATACGAAGGCGCAAATACGCAGACGCACAACGTATGTTGAGCCTTAGCTTTCTAGTAGTTTTATTTGGGAAGCTCTTGCGGTGCTGTTGGCGGGGGCTTTCCCCGGCGTTACCTGGCGCGGCTTTCGCCACACACTCGAGCAGGCTGCTTCTCCTGCCAGCTATCCAACAACATCAACAAGAAGGTTGATGAACCCCACCGCGGATGCACGTACGGGCGCATGGCCTATGCCGACTGTCGCAGGGATTGTCGTAATACGAGGGTAAATATAAACAATTGAAATCAGCAAGTCAATGTAAAGAGCAAACCATTGCTTTTTGGACGCTGCGGAATTAGTTTTCTCTGTATCATGTTCAACGCATCGCTGTCGTGGGTCAAAAGCGCGAAAGTCTTTCTGAAAGTC
The genomic region above belongs to Fibrobacter sp. UWB10 and contains:
- a CDS encoding PDDEXK nuclease domain-containing protein, whose protein sequence is MSNRKIESHNIHIDSDYINWITELKQRYRSAQVKAVIKVNAEKLQFNWLLGRDLVRKKAEERWGTGVVEQLSLDLRREFPNADGFSVSNLWFMKKWYCFYTQKGANQILYQAGRELAKTKSSRLDREKLQQPVAELDMAKLHQVGAELPAIFAGIPWRHHVEIITKCKSVDEALFYIKKTVEQGMSRAALINCIKADLYSHQGKIVNNFTEKLPDLQSKLVQDVLKENYDFGFATVGHEIYDEAELEDALTKNVTDLLLEMGTGFAFIGRQKEVLVGGRSRKIDLLFYHIRLRCFVACELKAKPFEPEFVGKLNFYVNAVDELLKAPEDNPTIGLLICSNMDSTDVQWSFRGLGTPMGVATYNNIRIKDALPSKELLEERMRLLQKEMHTTKRLIRKKDE